The following proteins are encoded in a genomic region of Dialister hominis:
- the rplV gene encoding 50S ribosomal protein L22, translated as MEVQAISRNIRISPRKVRIVANLIRGKKAGEAISILHNTPKAASKIIEKCLRSAMANAENNNNMNIDNLYISTIFVDAGPIMKRVHPRSRGQAFGIMKRTSTLTVKVFEKE; from the coding sequence ATGGAAGTTCAGGCAATATCTAGAAATATCCGTATTTCTCCCCGTAAGGTTCGCATCGTAGCCAACCTTATCCGCGGCAAGAAAGCGGGAGAAGCCATTTCTATTCTGCACAACACTCCAAAAGCTGCTTCTAAGATCATTGAAAAATGCCTGAGAAGCGCTATGGCAAATGCAGAAAACAACAACAACATGAACATTGATAATCTCTACATCTCCACAATTTTTGTAGATGCAGGCCCGATTATGAAGAGAGTGCATCCACGCTCCCGTGGACAGGCTTTCGGGATTATGAAACGTACCAGTACACTGACGGTAAAAGTTTTTGAAAAAGAATAG
- the rpsS gene encoding 30S ribosomal protein S19 has product MSRSVKKGPFVAFSLEKKINALNETKEQKIIKTWSRASTILPSFVGHTIAVHDGRKHVPVYITEDMVGHKLGEFAPTRTFKGHNKTDKAK; this is encoded by the coding sequence TTGTCCAGATCCGTTAAAAAAGGCCCGTTCGTCGCTTTCTCTCTGGAAAAGAAGATCAACGCGCTGAACGAGACTAAAGAACAGAAAATCATCAAGACCTGGTCCCGTGCATCTACAATCCTGCCGAGCTTCGTTGGACACACAATCGCTGTTCACGACGGCAGAAAGCACGTACCGGTTTACATCACTGAAGATATGGTCGGCCATAAGCTTGGCGAATTCGCTCCGACCCGTACTTTCAAAGGCCATAACAAGACCGATAAGGCGAAATAA
- the rpsC gene encoding 30S ribosomal protein S3, translating into MGQKVNPHGMRVGVIDDWDSKWFAEKDYAALLVEDAKIRQFLKKHLFAAGISKIGIKRVGNRVKIAIYTAKPGMVIGRGGTGIEDIKKALAVVTDKDVDIDILEIRSVDMSAILVGENIASQLERRIGFRRAVKQAVGRTMRAGAKGIKVTVSGRLGGAEIARSESYREGSIPLQTLRANIDYGVTTAHTTYGAIGIKVWIYKGELAPGEVVEENENVRTNKDRGNNRHEGNRRGGRRGDRRDRRPKNSERSDS; encoded by the coding sequence TTGGGTCAGAAAGTTAATCCGCATGGAATGCGTGTAGGCGTGATCGATGACTGGGATTCCAAATGGTTTGCAGAAAAAGATTATGCTGCACTGCTTGTGGAAGATGCCAAAATCCGCCAGTTTTTAAAGAAGCACCTGTTTGCTGCAGGGATCTCCAAGATTGGCATTAAACGCGTAGGCAATCGCGTTAAGATTGCTATTTACACAGCTAAGCCGGGTATGGTAATCGGCCGCGGCGGCACAGGTATTGAGGACATTAAGAAAGCCCTCGCTGTTGTTACCGACAAAGATGTCGATATCGATATCCTCGAAATCAGATCCGTAGATATGAGCGCTATCCTGGTTGGCGAAAACATCGCTTCCCAGCTTGAAAGACGTATCGGCTTCCGCCGCGCTGTTAAACAGGCAGTTGGCAGAACCATGCGTGCAGGCGCTAAGGGTATCAAGGTAACCGTTTCCGGTCGTCTCGGCGGCGCAGAAATCGCTCGTTCCGAAAGCTACCGTGAAGGTTCCATTCCGCTTCAGACTCTGAGAGCCAACATTGATTACGGCGTAACAACCGCTCACACCACCTATGGTGCAATCGGCATCAAAGTCTGGATCTACAAAGGCGAACTCGCTCCTGGCGAAGTCGTTGAAGAAAACGAAAACGTTCGTACCAATAAAGACCGCGGCAACAACCGCCATGAAGGCAACAGAAGAGGCGGCCGTCGTGGTGATCGCAGAGACCGCAGACCGAAAAACTCTGAAAGGAGTGATTCCTGA